The Lycium barbarum isolate Lr01 chromosome 12, ASM1917538v2, whole genome shotgun sequence genome includes a region encoding these proteins:
- the LOC132621384 gene encoding 14-3-3 protein 4, translated as MAESSREENVYLAKLAEQAERYEEMIEFMEKVAKTADVEELTVEERNLLSVAYKNVIGARRASWRIISSIEQKEESRGNEDHVNTIKEYRSKIEAELSKICDGILNLLESNLIPSASTAESKVFYLKMKGDYHRYLAEFKTGAERKEAAENTLLAYKSAQDIALAELAPTHPIRLGLALNFSVFYYEILNSPDRACNLAKQAFDEAISELDTLGEESYKDSTLIMQLLRDNLTLWTSDNAEDAGDDIKEASKAESVEGQQ; from the exons ATGGCTGAGTCGTCTCGTGAAGAAAATGTGTACTTGGCCAAGCTGGCTGAGCAGGCAGAGCGATATGAGGAAATGATTGAGTTTATGGAGAAGGTCGCAAAGACAGCAGATGTTGAGGAGCTGACTGTTGAGGAAAGGAATCTTCTCTCTGTGGCCTACAAAAATGTGATTGGCGCAAGAAGAGCCTCATGGAGGATAATCTCTTCAATTGAGCAAAAGGAGGAGAGCCGTGGAAATGAAGACCATGTCAACACTATTAAAGAATACAGAAGCAAAATTGAGGCTGAACTCAGCAAGATCTGTGATGGGATTTTGAACCTCCTTGAGTCCAACTTAATACCATCAGCCTCGACAGCTGAGTCGAAGGTTTTTTACTTGAAGATGAAAGGTGATTACCATAGGTACCTGGCTGAGTTTAAAACAGGGGCAGAGAGGAAAGAAGCCGCTGAGAACACTTTACTTGCATACAAGTCTGCTCAG GATATTGCTTTGGCTGAACTGGCTCCTACTCACCCAATCAGGCTGGGACTTGCCCTTAACTTTTCCGTGTTCTATTATGAAATTCTCAACTCACCTGATCGTGCTTGTAACCTTGCGAAACAG GCGTTTGATGAAGCCATCTCAGAGTTGGATACACTGGGTGAGGAATCTTACAAGGACAGCACATTGATCATGCAACTTCTCCGAGACAATCTTACACTGTGGACTTCAGACAATgcg GAGGATGCTGGGGATGATATCAAGGAAGCTTCAAAAGCCGAGTCAGTCGAGGGGCAGCAGTGA